The Lates calcarifer isolate ASB-BC8 linkage group LG11, TLL_Latcal_v3, whole genome shotgun sequence genomic sequence caggGAGAGGCAGGAGCAGCTGATGGGGTATCGCAAACGGGggccaaaaccaaaacatcttTTACTCCAGGTAATTatcatcctcatcatctgtGATTCATCACCAACATGATACAGTTTCTGTGGAAACCTGCCTTTTAAAGCCTTGTTGTAAGTTTCACTGATTGAGAAGCCAAAAGGGGTGGAGTTCTGTCAGGTGTTATAGAGTTGTTGTCATTATGGTTGTGGTTATTTATAGATTtctttaagagagagagaacgcaGGTCTACAGCTGTAAAGCTCCCCACACTCATCGTGAAACCAGCTTTGTTGCCTGAGGTTACATGAGCATTGCTTGAGTGCACTCATTTTATCTGCATGTTCATTATTCTTTATGCTAAATAGCTGTGTATGCAAAACAGAGTGTTTTCAAAGGGAGCTTGATATTCTAGGTAAGTTCCTTTTGCACCAAGTGAATCAGTATCAggagaggtgtttttttttcatttccttgtttATAAATGCTTCCCAGGACAAAAATAGACAGCTGAAAGTAGCACTCTGTCGTGCTTTGACTATCTTAGCTCAGGCCTTTACAGAACCGAACCCTGAGCCAAATGTGATTATATATTTTGAGAGGCACAGGGCTGATTGCTATGCAGTGTCACTCCTTAAGAGGCATACCACTCTGCCAGAGTCACACGTGGCCAGCAATCAGGGATAAAGCGTGACATGTCTGGTGGCACTTCTCTGACCTAAGGTCACAGCCAAAGCGTCTTGAGCGTTCCGCTGCGGTGCCCCTCTGACGGCCTGAGGGGTCAGCCTgtacaggaggagggggaggggacaaggtggagggagggaggtcgTATGCTGAGTCCTGCTTGGATAGTTCATTTCAATTTCCGATAGGCGTCAGCACCCTGGAACCTTTCATTTTATCTGAATGTTAGCTTGCAGGTTTGCATATTTTAGCTGTAGCACATTTTTTAGCAGCTGTTAGAGCTCCTTTTAAATGGGCACTCAGCTCATCAGTAGTCTACCTATGAAAACtgttatttaatgttttctgtgactCTGAGGGAGCTGTGTCCAGTCTGTGAGAATAACCTAGGTGACATCACAGTGATATCATTAGGGTTAGCTTTGACTTGTGAAAAAAACGGGGTTATGGAGTTTAAAAGACATGGGCATGTACTAGGCAGGAAGGGTCAAACAAATTAATGCCATTGGTTGCATTATAGGAAATGCAGGATCTAGTCCTCATGGAGCTTGATTTCTATATACCAGGGCCTGGAAATCATGACATCTCAGCATCTGTTACtttaaattttgaccttttttttaaagctgtttctTTCCCGTGCCGTGAACTGCAAAACCAAATCACTGGAGTACCTCTTTAAGGCATGCTATCATTTTGGCCTCActtttatctatctatttaaGAATTACATTATAAGAACTCATAGTTCTGATCCTTTATctcaagttttttttatgttttaatgaaaacttGGTGAAATGTTAAATTTTTTGTCTTATCTCTTTCTCAAGGTGCCCTCATTTGCCCGGAGATCCAGTATCCCTGCAGGTTTTGAGGAAACTTGTCAGGATGTCGAAAGTGGCCTCAAATCAGATCCTGTCCAGGTCCAGCGCTCCCAGCCTCAGCAGTACCAGCTAAACAGCAAGAAGCACCATCAGTACCAGCCCAGCAACCAGGAGGTCCCTGCTGACCAGCTAACAAACGGCAAGAAGAAGTTCATCTACCAGCTGAACAGCAAGAAGCACCACCACTACGAGCCTGACCCTAATATGTACGATGCACAGGCCTCGAGGCTCAAAGAGGTGGTCAAAGTTCAGGAACCGGCCTGTAAACTAGCAAATCCTGGCTGGAACTTACCGCTGGCACTGCAGCAGAAATGGGTTCGTGACAAAGACACAGGATGCTTGAGCAAAGTCAAAGAGCTGGCAGTGGAGGTGAGGAAGCCAGCTGTTAAAGAGGCTGAGAGCGAACATGCCCTTAAACCCAACCCTAAAGATGCAACCTTGCCTAGCGCTATTAGCAGCAAAATGAAGATAatcaagaacaaaaacaagaacgGACGTATCGTTATTGTCATGAGCAAATATATGGACAGTAACAAGGTTCATGGAGCCAAGGGTAAACACGGGGAATCATCTGGCGAAGAGAAACTGCAAAACACCAAACAATCAGAAAGCAATCCAGTGCACAGAACCAAAATGGTGGAGCACCCGGAGAACGGTATCCCCAAAGAGATCTGTAACGGCAGTTCCCTCCCTGCCGCAGAGCATCCGATAAAGTGTTCCCCGAAGGACAGACATTTCTCCAAACCTTCGCCAAGCACAGCAGAGGAATACAACACTGAAGTGGCTCGGGGTCAGGCCGACTTGCCGGACGATCTACCACTACAGCTGACTGCTAGCCCACCCCCAATGTCCTGGGCCGTCGACACCAACATCCCGACCCCTACGGCTGTGGACCAGATCAGGATCCCTTCATTTCCCAATGACCGCAAGCGAAAGCTCTCCGATCCTGTGGAGGACAGGAGCGTTTCTAAAACCTACCTGACCTCCAGGAGCTTCAGTGTGCCCAGCACAGTCATCACGCCGCCTCAGGACAAGCCCATGGACCTCCACTGTAGTGGCCGGCGCCTCAGCAGTACATGCACATATGAGGTGTTGGACTCCGGCAGCCAAGAAGAGCCAATGGATCTCAGTTGCCCAAAGACTAAGAGGCAGGTGGAGCCAGAAATACAGCCAGAGCCGGCACCAGAGCCTGAGCCTGCTGTCAGAGATACTCCACCTGtgacagaggacacacagaAATCCACAGAGAAATGTAAAGAAGCACCTGTTAAAAAAATCTCCCCTTTCATGGGaaatatcatcatcactgatATCACAACGAACAGTCTCACCGTCACCTTCAAGGAATACGTTTCTTTCTGAGAAACTCTTTGTAAAATGGGACTACCAGTGACCGATTGGATGATCCTGTCAATATGTGCATatgtaaaaacatcagaattttGTATATATGGAAATTTATAATTTATCATTCAAATCCAATATGTTTCTTATAATGTTTTATACTGTAACTCCTCTGTGATGTTGTAGCCAAGAAAGTGCCCTCGAGGATTTGAGTGAATGCATTCAGGTGGATGtattccacaaaaaaaaaaaaaaatctgtttatttgtcaTATGGAACTTAATGGGAAacttttgctgttgtttcatACCTGTACCAAACTTATAACCTGAGATGTATGAAGGTTTATACGTATTTTGTATGAATAATATCTCTTATTTTGGTCCTGATAGAAGGTAGAGAGGAACCTGTTGAGTCTATGGTGATCGAAGATCAAATCGAAAGcacttaattacatttttatatgttcATTTGTGACATGTACCTTTGCTCATGGAGATGGTCTCTTTAAGTCTTATTTCCAAACATGTACACTCAGTCTGACTCAGCATATTTTGTTACATGCTTTGTTTGTGGcttgtttaagaaaaaaatgattagcCATGACATGCAAATTTAAAAAGCAGGTGTGTATGGaaacagtgtaaacacagtgacaacCTTGGGATATACACGGGCTTTGTCAACAAACCTTAAAGCAAATATCcctgccttttttcttttgtccttggTTTTTGTCTTGATGTTGAGATACAGCAAAGCCATCAACGGACCTGCCATTACAAACCAGTCTATTACAAAGCTGCACAATTCCTCTTTAGCAAAAATTTAAGGAGTTAAATCAGACGTACTTTCTCAAAGGTCAGTAAGAAAATTGTGTCATTTATCAAGCATGTGACCTCCCGTTAAGATGACGTATTGATTATTACCATAATAAGGTTGTGATTTATTACCTTATTGGTGACCTCACATATTGCTGTTACTTTAAAATATCTGCTAGTCTTGTTAGGATTCTCCTAATGTCACACAGATTAATGATATTCATCTCATTCTGCTATCCAACCTCATCATGTTATCTGAAGAATATATCTGACTGCTATATGTTTTAGAAAAAGCTACCAGGGTCATTAATGAGCATGTTACGTGGATTAAATGTGAGTTGCAAGGCAGGCTTTTGTATACTGTTACATGCGATCCAGAGAGTGCAAGCTGTTTTGATTATGCTGCTGAAAATTCAAATGTCAAAGCTGGATGTAACCTACATTTGAGTCTAAATTGCCTTCTACGCACAGTTAATGCAAAACCAGTAAGAATGCTAAAACGCTagactaataaaaaaaaaatgaagagtgcatattgtatttattgacatttgatttgttgttgGGAATGATTACAAGATGCTCTCTGCATCAGAAGCTGCAAGTGATTCCACTGAACAGGTTGCCCTCTTTgagtctgtttgtttctttttgttctcttgctttctcttgCTAATTCTCTCTTGCACTTGGTCTAAAGTCAAAACGATTGTGATAAAGTATGTTCTACCAGGAGCTGGTTGACTTACGGCTTTTGGCACAGCTTATTGGATGGTATGTTTCACAATAAAGAAAGAGATTTGACTTCTGACATGTTTTGCTGGATTGGGTGGGGCATTTTGTGTCTCACTATATTaaatttcttctttattttacGCACTGACTCTTCATAGTGTtcaagtaaaatatttattcatcattgttTGCTTCCTGCAGTTCCTCTGAAGCctcacacagaggaagaatgGAACATTAAGCACTTGAAACACTAACTTGGTTGTGAACCATGAATAGGAAAACAGATCATGTTGCATAATCACAAACGATCCTGCACAAAGGGCCCTCTGTATTGCATAACTTCACCGGTCACTTGTATTATTAAAACTTTAGCCGTGCATTATTTTACTATTGTAGTTCAACCCCAAGCAGGAATGTAAGTACACAACATAACTAGAGGAGGACGGGGGGAGGTTATTGTGTAATATTGTGATTCTAAAAAGAAGAAAGGTTTCATGGAGGGTCGGTATTtgactctctgtgtgtgtgtgtgtgtgtgtgtggtgcagcaCAGTGTAGCAGGGAAGGGCGTCAATTATatgacatttaaatataatgtgTCTGCAACAGGCTTTGTGGCATTTCCAGCGCAATGAGTAAGTGatttttcctctctgtagaCCTGTGTCACTAAGACACAGCAGGACTCCCTGCATTATTTCcatacagtataatttaaaTAGACAAGTACAGACGTACAAAGCTGCAGATACGCATGCAAAGCTGCAAATACACATTTGTGCACGGCTCAACTTTCATGAATGAGCTCTAAATACTGACCTTTCGTGACACTGCCAAATACTGTTGGAGTCTTCCAGTCAAGGCCTGGAGCTGGAGCTCTGATCTGAAAATGTGGGCAGAAAACATGAGGATGTTACACTGGAATCTCGGGCTGATAAAAGATCGACTCATGTATTTTGAGTGACACAAAGGCCCAGGAATGTGTGTGGTGTCTTCTTTAGTTTGGTCATGGGAGTTGCCCATCAAAGAATGTTTGCACAAATACAAAGCAACCTTGAACAggaaagaggaacaaaaaaagaaagaaagaaacagctgtCTGTagaaaagtgtttgtgttgatgcaAAATTACATAAGTGACTACTGCTCTTTTTATCTCCATTCTAGGTAAATTGTAGTCAAACAAAGGATGCCATAGACTGCTGTAGGTTTCCagcattttcaccttttttaaaTGAGTAAATCTGCTTTCTGAACTTCCCTGTGATCCTGACATTAAGGTCAAAGCTACTTCTATTTTAGACTTAGAAGTTCACAAAATCCAAGATTTAGAccaaagaaaattattttcaaatcttAAAGGCCAACGGTTGAAACACTAAGGGCACCATAATTGTAACCACAGAAATCTCAAAACTGTATGGATCTGATGGATCAGGGATTTGTCAGCACTGGGCTCCAGTCTCACAACAATTAACTCATTCTCGACccccatcaaaaaaaaaaaaaaaaaaaaaatcaccagtaAAGCCAACaatttccctcctctccttcactggGATTTTATTTTGGAAACACGCTCATGCAACCCGCTGAAACTGGAAAATTCTCCTCATCTCATGAACTTATATTTCAACCAAAGCTGAGGTTGGGCCTTTAATGATCGGAATGACTTTTTAAAAGCGACGAGTAAGGAATGTATTTTGAGTGTCGTTTGGTTTATATGAGCGACTGAAATCCAATGAGGGTAAAACCAGTGTTATAAAACTGGCAGCTGAAGTCATGCATGAGTTAGCAGATTTTTCAAAGTTGTGAAACTCAGTTCATATCAGTTGATATTGAGCGGAATGTCAAAACTCATTGACACACagctcgtctctctctctctctctctctctccctctccctccctctcagtgTATATATGAAGGCTATCTCTCTATAGGCCTCTCGTGGCTTTGAACCAACCAGACTGTGTGAGTCAACCATGCATCAGTAGGAAACTGAAACATAGTTGAGCAGCGGAACATATTTATAGACCAAGTGTGATGTTTCACATTCCCCCTTTATCATCGTGCCCACCAGCAGCCTGCACAGTGTCGGTTTCATCTCCGCACGGTGCAGCCTCACAGGATCACGTCAGCAGCAGGATCGTTTGGCTAATTTAAAGCACCGTTGTGTGTGACCCGGCAGAGGCCTGCTGTGCCTcggaaaataaaacaaatatttaagaatAGAAACGAAAGGTccttttattaattaattattgttTAGGTCGTTTCCTAGTTTTTCTTTCCAGATACTTCATAAAACAGTGGGAACAGCCTGGGAACAGGGTGTTTCAGTTAATGCATTTTTGTAAATCAAGACAGGGCGGTTAGACAAAAATAGATCTAACCTGAAAACCCAAAATAGTTCGTATAGTATGAGACCTGAGaacatgtgctgctgctgcgggGTGTTAACAGGCTGCTGTAAAGGATGCTTTCTAATTCAAAGCACGCGCTGAAAAATGGCAAAGCTGCAGGTCAGAGCCACACGGCTTCACAGTTTCTCGCTTGCGGTTTTGTGTCTGAGCCACCTTCAGCAGAAAATGTCGCCCGGTAAGTAGGACAGTGAACAGCGAGCTGTGTGCAGCAGTTGCCCAGAAACCAGAGAGCCAATAATGTTCTCACAGAGCCAGCTCTGTTTATTCATGTATGGCTGTCGCCATTGCGGCTCCTGCAGACTCACTTTTCATCGACTCACAGCCAAATATGGAGaaccgcagcagcagcagcagcagcagcgtgcAGCCTGTGCGCGAAGGCTGGTTCCTCTCAAACGCGCACCAGCcgtttgtctgtctctcttgaACAGAAACCCGCGTAGGCTATAGCCATTATAGCACCGACAGGAAATGTCGGTCTACAAGCTATGACTATCAAAATGGTGGTTCATATTTCGACAGCAGCCACAACGCATCTTTTGTCCGCGGCGCGCCCGCCTTTTGTCTGCTCCGCAGCGGGGAGAATTTAAACCGACAGAAAGCAGCAGACAACACGCCAGTCCCGTCATTCATGATCTTTAACATGATCGAGAGGAAAAGACGGACaaggcagctgcagcagctctcctcacagctcagagagacacGCTGCTTCCCTGCTGatgttgtcatttcatttaaaaacatctgtaataAATGATCCCACATCTATTTAACCTCACAGATAattacaattaattaaaaagcCTCCTCTTTCCTGAAATGTGCGTTATTTAAGGCAAATGTTTGGTCCGGATTTCATGGGTTTATACAGCATAAAATAGAGTTTAGATatggaaaaaatacagagaaatgtatttgtatGCAATATTTGTAGGTAAATGTAAGATTTTTTGGTAAATCTGTGTCAAATATTCTTCAGGATTTCTGTTATAATGTCATAATTTTAGCCGCtgcctcccccacccccccaaaaaagctGCTAAGTCTTTTAAAATCGCCACAATGCCCCAGAAAAGTGTCGGTGTGTCAGTGTCGGTCAACAGGAGTGAGTGACCAACAGACGGTCAGTGACTGCATCAACAGAAAGGTTGTGGTGGTGGACGTGTGATGAGGGGATTTTAGAGCTGCTTCGTTCATTAGTTGGAAGACACTGTTAAAGGCCTGAACAGGACTGCGTTTGTTCTCATTCTAAAACAGACCGAACTGGGAAAAAGGAGCAAGAAAATCAGGGTCAGAatctgataatgaaaataatgtatttacaGAATTGTGCCAGTGAATTGTTGTGCTGAGagcatttttaataaattaattatttttcaaagtgGAATGGGTTTGACCCTCCGCACAGTGCAGCAGTGGGGGTGATGAAGATGGCCTGGAGTtttgtgcaggtacaaagacTTTAAAGATGAAGATACACTAATGTCTCTCTCAGCAAAATGTAACATTTGggataaatgtattatttttatgttactGTTCTTCGTCATTTAAATTTATAGATAATAAATGAAGAAACTTGCACTTGAGGCCCACAAAAAATGGCAAGAGATGGACGTTTCAGCTCCACACTTCACTTTATTTCCCCATAttataatatttcatttgtgtgaTCAGTCTCATCACTATAATATAGTTGTTCAATATGTTTCAGAAAAGTCTGACTGCTGggctaaattattattattattacaacaaaaaaataataaattttCTGACTgcagaaatataaatattttatgttcaATTAAATTCTAAGTGCTTCTATTTTTTATGCTGTAAACAaccaaaaacaattaaataataataatgataataataataataataatgatagtaatgatagtaataattataataatttgtCAAATATCTATGAATAATATCACAACAGTTGTAGTTGTAAAAATTGTCTTACCACCGCCGCCACTGAAAAATAAcctaaatctttttttaaaaaatctctgtAGAAGCATCAGGCCTCTATGACCATATTTAtacaagagagaaagaacaggaaaattaaatgaaaaagataaaatcaaAGGAGACATCTTTATTGTCTTTCCAGCTGCAAAAAACCTCCAGTATTGATGACAAAAATACAGCAGGCTCCCAACATGTTCTGCAGGTTGTTTTACATAAACCAGAGACaaatcaaattacatttaatgggacatttaatttaatccaaacagctctgcagacacaacaacacacagggtAAGGTCCAGGGAACCAGGTGAGTTTACACCTCAATTCTCTCATTTTATCACTTTACTCTCTCAAAAATGTAGAACTCACCCAGGACTTTAATTTGACAAACTCAACATGTCATTTAGCCCCtcagaataaaaactgttgCACGTTATTCATGTCATCTCTGCAcgtgtttgaaaataaaaacgtTCATTCTGAACCAGATTTACCGCTCATGTCATCTGGCTCGACATcacctctttaaaaaaaacaaatcgcTCTTATGTAAATGTCTCTCTGTTAATCATAAGCTATGAGTCAGTCGGCAAATATCATTCAGAACAGACTGAGCATGTGAGGCAATAAAATTCAAAGCCTCTGCAATCACAATCAAAAATCGACCGATtcaagagtttaaaaaaaaaaaaactgcctccgtttttttctcttctgccTCTGTTATTATGAACAACATCTGTGTCTGCATGGTTGAATCATCTGTGAAAGACAGCGGGATGTTTCACAGACCGAAAAAAAAAACGTGCGTAAAATCTTAATTTAGGCATTTAGGCAAATGCGCAAATATCAACCATAACGTTGCTGGCGTGCTCCTTTCTATTAACACTCAGCTTTGTGAATCTCAAACGGGTGACACTGTCAAAGAAACTTGGCTGTCGCagattatatatttaaaaaaaaaagaattaatcaGCCATGAACCACAAAGCCAATCAAAATGTGTCTGACGAAGTTTTTACCTCGCGCATCATCCAGTAGAATACATATCTGACCATTTATGGCTCCATTTTAATGCAGAGATATTTATTTGTGAAGATATTAGTTTGAATGTTATTATTGAATTATTCGTGTTTTTACATATAAAGGTTAATAATTACAGATGTTTTGTGTGGAAAAGGGGTTGTGTTTTTAAGGTGGAACATTTTATTAAACCGCCCATTCTTCCTCTCTTGTTGGTTTAAACGCTGGTGAGATTTAATTATTATTCCCTTGAGTTCGGACTCTCCGGACCCcccccctcttcttcctcctcagggACCTCCGGGGTC encodes the following:
- the cbx4 gene encoding E3 SUMO-protein ligase CBX4 — its product is MELPAAGEHVFAVEGIEKKRIRKGKIEYLVKWRGWSPKYNTWEPEENILDPRLLVAFQHRERQEQLMGYRKRGPKPKHLLLQVPSFARRSSIPAGFEETCQDVESGLKSDPVQVQRSQPQQYQLNSKKHHQYQPSNQEVPADQLTNGKKKFIYQLNSKKHHHYEPDPNMYDAQASRLKEVVKVQEPACKLANPGWNLPLALQQKWVRDKDTGCLSKVKELAVEVRKPAVKEAESEHALKPNPKDATLPSAISSKMKIIKNKNKNGRIVIVMSKYMDSNKVHGAKGKHGESSGEEKLQNTKQSESNPVHRTKMVEHPENGIPKEICNGSSLPAAEHPIKCSPKDRHFSKPSPSTAEEYNTEVARGQADLPDDLPLQLTASPPPMSWAVDTNIPTPTAVDQIRIPSFPNDRKRKLSDPVEDRSVSKTYLTSRSFSVPSTVITPPQDKPMDLHCSGRRLSSTCTYEVLDSGSQEEPMDLSCPKTKRQVEPEIQPEPAPEPEPAVRDTPPVTEDTQKSTEKCKEAPVKKISPFMGNIIITDITTNSLTVTFKEYVSF